Proteins co-encoded in one Campylobacter jejuni genomic window:
- the mdh gene encoding malate dehydrogenase, with translation MKITVIGAGNVGSSVAYALILREIANEIVLVDINENLLYAKELELTQSIAALNLNINLLCTKDYTHTKNSDIVLFSAGFARKDGQSREELLQLNTSIMLDCAKKIKDFTEDPLFIILTNPVDFLLNTLYESGIFSSKKIIAMAGVLDNARFKYELAKKLNVKMSSVDTRLIGFHNDDMVLVKSYASVKNKNISEFLNEEEFEDLENEVKTGGAKVIKHLKTSAYLAPASACIRMLESIRSGEFLPMSVILHGEFGVQNKALGVMARLGLEGVIEIMKMDLSLQEKDKLEKSLIKYQYKGE, from the coding sequence ATGAAAATCACTGTTATAGGGGCTGGTAATGTAGGCTCAAGCGTAGCTTATGCTTTGATTTTAAGAGAGATAGCAAATGAAATTGTTTTAGTAGATATCAATGAGAATTTGCTTTATGCAAAAGAACTAGAGCTTACTCAAAGCATAGCTGCTTTAAATTTAAATATAAATTTACTTTGCACTAAAGATTATACTCATACTAAAAATTCAGATATAGTGCTTTTTAGTGCAGGTTTTGCTAGAAAAGATGGGCAAAGTAGAGAAGAATTGCTTCAGTTAAATACAAGCATTATGCTTGATTGTGCTAAGAAAATCAAAGATTTTACAGAAGATCCGCTTTTTATTATTTTAACTAATCCTGTGGATTTTCTACTTAATACTCTTTATGAAAGCGGGATTTTTTCATCAAAGAAAATTATAGCCATGGCAGGAGTTTTAGATAATGCAAGATTTAAATACGAGCTTGCCAAAAAACTTAATGTCAAAATGTCAAGCGTGGATACAAGACTTATTGGTTTTCATAATGATGATATGGTTTTGGTAAAATCTTACGCAAGTGTTAAAAATAAAAATATAAGCGAATTTTTAAATGAAGAAGAATTTGAGGATTTGGAAAATGAAGTTAAAACAGGTGGAGCTAAAGTAATCAAACATCTTAAAACTTCAGCTTATTTAGCCCCTGCTAGTGCTTGTATAAGAATGCTTGAGTCTATAAGAAGTGGCGAGTTTTTACCTATGAGTGTGATTTTACATGGAGAATTTGGAGTGCAAAATAAAGCCTTGGGAGTTATGGCAAGATTAGGACTTGAAGGTGTGATTGAAATCATGAAAATGGATCTTAGTTTGCAAGAAAAAGACAAATTAGAAAAATCTTTAATCAAATATCAATATAAAGGAGAATAA
- the oorC gene encoding 2-oxoacid:acceptor oxidoreductase family protein, with the protein MKYQLRFGGEGGQGVITAGEILAEAAIKEGRQAFKASTYTSQVRGGPTKVDIIIDDKEILFPYAVEGEVDFMLSTADKGYKGFRGGVKEGGIIVVEPNLVHPESEDYKKWQIFEIPIITIAKDEVGNVATQSVVALAIAAYMSKCIDLDVLKETMLHMVPAKTRDANAKAFDLGVKYATQAKPHS; encoded by the coding sequence ATGAAATATCAATTAAGATTTGGCGGTGAAGGCGGACAAGGTGTTATCACCGCAGGAGAAATTTTAGCAGAAGCAGCCATTAAAGAAGGTCGTCAAGCTTTTAAGGCTTCTACTTACACTTCACAAGTGCGTGGTGGCCCTACTAAGGTGGATATTATCATTGATGATAAAGAAATTTTATTTCCTTATGCTGTAGAAGGGGAAGTAGATTTTATGCTTTCGACTGCAGATAAGGGTTATAAAGGTTTTCGTGGGGGTGTAAAAGAAGGAGGTATTATAGTTGTAGAGCCAAATTTAGTACATCCTGAAAGTGAAGATTATAAAAAATGGCAAATTTTTGAAATCCCTATTATTACCATAGCTAAAGATGAGGTAGGAAATGTGGCTACTCAATCAGTTGTTGCACTTGCAATTGCTGCTTATATGAGTAAATGTATAGATTTAGATGTTTTAAAAGAAACTATGCTTCATATGGTTCCTGCAAAAACTCGTGATGCAAATGCTAAAGCTTTTGATCTGGGTGTAAAATACGCCACTCAAGCAAAACCACATTCATAA
- the oorB gene encoding 2-oxoglutarate ferredoxin oxidoreductase subunit beta has product MAFNYDEYLRVDKMPTQWCWGCGDGVVLKCIIRAIEKLGWNMDDVCLVSGIGCSGRMSSYVNCNTVHTTHGRAIAYATGIKLANPSKHVIVVSGDGDTLAIGGNHTIHGCRRNIDLTHIVINNFIYGLTNSQTSPTTPKGFYTVTAQFGNIDPNFDACELTKAAGASFVARGNVIEANKLENLIYKALAHKGYSFVDVFSNCHINLGRKNKMGEAVAMLDWIKNRVVDKAKFESMDFEERKDKFPTGILHEDNSQPEYCHAYEEVRRAAKEKRMVDLGALK; this is encoded by the coding sequence ATGGCTTTTAATTATGATGAATATCTAAGAGTAGATAAAATGCCTACTCAGTGGTGCTGGGGATGTGGTGATGGCGTTGTTTTAAAATGTATTATCCGTGCGATAGAAAAACTTGGTTGGAATATGGATGATGTTTGTCTTGTTTCAGGTATAGGTTGTAGTGGTAGAATGAGTTCTTATGTAAATTGCAATACAGTTCATACAACTCATGGTAGAGCCATAGCTTATGCAACGGGTATTAAATTAGCCAATCCTAGTAAACATGTTATTGTGGTAAGTGGAGATGGGGATACTTTAGCAATTGGTGGAAATCATACTATACATGGTTGTCGCAGAAATATTGATTTAACCCACATTGTGATCAATAATTTTATCTATGGACTTACGAATTCCCAAACAAGCCCAACCACCCCAAAAGGTTTTTATACAGTAACAGCTCAATTTGGAAATATTGACCCTAATTTTGATGCGTGTGAATTAACTAAAGCCGCAGGAGCTTCTTTTGTGGCAAGGGGCAATGTGATAGAAGCTAATAAGCTTGAAAATTTAATTTACAAAGCTTTAGCACACAAGGGCTATAGTTTTGTAGATGTTTTTTCAAATTGTCATATTAATCTAGGTAGAAAAAACAAAATGGGTGAAGCTGTGGCTATGCTTGATTGGATTAAAAATCGTGTTGTGGATAAAGCTAAATTTGAAAGCATGGATTTTGAAGAAAGAAAAGATAAGTTTCCAACAGGAATTTTACATGAAGATAATTCTCAGCCAGAATATTGTCATGCTTATGAAGAAGTGCGTCGTGCGGCTAAAGAAAAAAGAATGGTGGATTTAGGAGCTTTAAAATGA
- the oorD gene encoding 4Fe-4S binding protein gives MSMTAPKDTPVWVDEHRCKACNICVSYCPAGVLAMRDDVHAVLGQMIEVVHPESCIGCTECETHCPDFAIMVAKRDEFKFAKLTAEAKDRAVAVKNNKYKKLA, from the coding sequence ATGAGTATGACAGCTCCAAAAGATACCCCTGTTTGGGTAGATGAGCATAGATGTAAAGCGTGTAATATTTGTGTTAGCTATTGCCCCGCTGGGGTTTTAGCTATGCGCGATGATGTGCATGCGGTTTTAGGACAAATGATAGAGGTGGTACACCCTGAATCCTGTATAGGCTGTACCGAGTGTGAGACACATTGCCCTGATTTTGCTATTATGGTGGCAAAAAGAGATGAATTTAAATTTGCCAAACTTACTGCTGAGGCTAAAGATAGAGCTGTAGCCGTAAAAAATAACAAATACAAAAAATTAGCATAG
- the oorA gene encoding 2-oxoglutarate synthase subunit alpha, whose product MREVIATGNVLIAKAAIDCGCKFFGGYPITPSSEIAHELSHMLPANDGTFIQMEDEISGISVAIGAAMSGVKSMTASSGPGISLKAEQIGLAFIAEIPLVIVNVMRGGPSTGLPTRVAQGDLFQAKAPTHGDFASIAIAPASLEEAYTETIRAFNLAEKYMTPVFLLMDETVGHMNGKAVLPDLKDIKVYNRKKFEGDKKDYKPYAAGENEPATLNPFFTGYRYHVTGLHHGDIGFPTEDGVIVKKNMERLIGKIKNNQEDICTYEEYMLDDAEFLIIAYGSVSRSAKEAIQRLREQGIKVGLFRPITLYPVAEKKIAEVVSKFKKVMVSELNMGQYLEEIERVTSRRDFISLHRANGRPITPSEIIAKVKENI is encoded by the coding sequence ATGAGAGAAGTTATAGCAACAGGTAATGTTTTAATCGCCAAAGCTGCGATTGATTGTGGATGTAAATTTTTTGGAGGTTATCCTATTACTCCTAGTAGTGAGATAGCTCATGAATTAAGCCATATGCTTCCTGCAAATGATGGAACTTTTATACAAATGGAAGATGAAATTTCAGGTATTAGCGTGGCTATTGGTGCGGCAATGAGTGGAGTAAAATCCATGACTGCAAGTAGCGGTCCTGGAATTTCTTTAAAAGCAGAGCAAATAGGACTTGCATTTATTGCTGAAATTCCACTTGTGATTGTAAATGTTATGAGAGGTGGTCCTTCAACAGGTCTTCCAACTCGTGTAGCACAAGGAGATTTGTTTCAAGCTAAAGCACCAACTCATGGGGATTTTGCAAGTATTGCTATTGCTCCTGCAAGTCTTGAAGAAGCTTATACAGAAACCATTAGAGCGTTTAATTTAGCTGAAAAATATATGACTCCAGTATTTTTACTTATGGATGAAACTGTAGGGCACATGAATGGTAAAGCGGTTTTACCTGATTTAAAAGATATTAAAGTATATAACCGTAAAAAATTTGAAGGCGATAAAAAGGATTATAAACCTTATGCAGCAGGAGAAAATGAGCCTGCAACTTTAAATCCTTTCTTTACAGGTTATCGTTATCATGTTACAGGACTTCATCATGGAGATATAGGTTTTCCAACTGAAGATGGAGTTATAGTGAAAAAAAATATGGAAAGACTCATAGGTAAAATAAAAAACAATCAAGAAGATATTTGTACTTATGAAGAGTATATGCTTGATGATGCTGAATTTTTAATCATTGCTTATGGAAGCGTGAGTCGTTCAGCAAAAGAAGCTATACAAAGATTAAGAGAGCAAGGGATTAAAGTGGGGCTTTTCCGTCCGATTACTCTTTATCCAGTGGCTGAGAAAAAAATCGCTGAAGTTGTAAGCAAATTTAAAAAAGTAATGGTAAGCGAGCTTAATATGGGACAATATCTTGAAGAGATTGAAAGAGTAACTTCGCGTCGCGATTTTATTAGCTTGCACCGTGCAAATGGTCGTCCTATCACTCCAAGTGAAATTATTGCTAAGGTAAAGGAGAATATATAA
- the sucD gene encoding succinate--CoA ligase subunit alpha, whose protein sequence is MSILVNKNTKVIVQGFTGKEATFHAEQCMAYGTNIVGGVTPHKGGQTHLGKPVFDTVADAVKATKADVSLIFVPAFAVGDSVIEAADAGIKLAVVITEHTPVKDMMFAKQYANKKGMKIIGPNCPGIITSEECKLGIMPGFIFKKGCVGLISKSGTLTYEAANQVVQGGYGISTAVGIGGDPIIGLAYKELLSEFQKDDETKAIVMIGEIGGSLEVEAAKFIKENISKPVVAFIAGATAPKGKRMGHAGAIVGSADESAAAKKEALKSYGIHVVDSPALIGEEIQKILG, encoded by the coding sequence ATGAGTATATTGGTTAATAAAAATACAAAAGTAATAGTTCAAGGTTTTACAGGTAAAGAAGCAACTTTTCACGCTGAGCAATGCATGGCTTATGGTACAAATATAGTTGGAGGTGTCACCCCTCATAAAGGCGGACAAACTCATTTAGGTAAACCAGTTTTTGATACCGTTGCAGATGCGGTTAAAGCAACAAAGGCTGATGTGAGCTTGATCTTTGTCCCTGCTTTTGCTGTGGGTGATAGCGTGATTGAAGCAGCTGATGCGGGTATTAAGCTTGCAGTTGTAATCACCGAGCATACGCCTGTAAAGGATATGATGTTTGCTAAGCAATATGCTAATAAAAAGGGTATGAAAATCATTGGACCAAATTGTCCAGGTATTATCACTTCTGAAGAATGTAAGTTAGGTATTATGCCAGGTTTTATTTTTAAAAAAGGTTGCGTGGGGCTTATTTCAAAAAGTGGAACTTTAACTTATGAAGCTGCTAATCAGGTAGTTCAAGGTGGTTATGGAATTTCTACTGCAGTAGGAATTGGTGGTGATCCTATCATAGGTCTTGCTTATAAAGAACTTTTAAGTGAATTCCAAAAAGATGATGAAACTAAAGCTATTGTAATGATAGGTGAAATTGGTGGTAGTTTGGAAGTGGAAGCGGCTAAATTTATTAAAGAAAATATTAGCAAACCTGTGGTAGCATTCATTGCAGGTGCAACTGCTCCTAAAGGCAAAAGAATGGGGCATGCAGGTGCCATAGTAGGAAGTGCTGATGAAAGTGCTGCAGCTAAAAAAGAAGCTTTAAAAAGCTATGGAATTCATGTGGTGGATTCTCCGGCTTTAATTGGTGAAGAAATTCAAAAAATATTAGGTTAA
- the icd gene encoding NADP-dependent isocitrate dehydrogenase: MQITYTLTDESPALATYSFLPIVKAFLSRAHIGVKTSDISLSGRILATFSEYLKEEQRCEDALELLGELVKRSDANLIKTPNISASIPQLKAAIKELQDKGYMLPNYPDEPKNDEELQIKTKYQKVLGSAVNPVLRQGNSDRRSTKAVKDYAKNNPYRVVEFNPNSKTRVSYMKEGDFFSNEKAVLIDQDCVANIEFTSVDGKNEILKEGLKLEKNEILDATFMDVQKLQEFYAKEIKASKDDDVLFSLHLKATMMKVSDPILFGYAVKVFFKELFIEFQDEFEKLGINPNNGLSELLSKIENSSKKDEILKKYNEILAKSADISMVNSDKGITNLHVPSDVIVDASMPAMLKNGARLWDKEGREKDTNAVIPDQTYATIYEAVIEDLHKNGTLNPSKLGSVSNVGLMAKKAQEYGSHDKTFVAKEEGTFKIVSNGKVLLEHKVRKGDIYRANQAKFDAVLNWIDLGIERSELSGAEAIFWLDSKRASNKIMITLVQNRLKEKGKNIAILTPKEACLRSLELIREGKDVISITGNVLRDYLTDLFPILELGTSAKMLSVVPMLKGGAMFETGAGGSAPKQVEQLVEENHLRWDSLGEFLALQASLEFYANKCSNHKAKVLAECLDEAIGEWLENNKAPSRKVKEDDNRTSHFYLAMYFANHLARQASDMELQSFFKDIALELSSNEEKIRAEFNDAQGVKVDLGGYYKFDDEKANQIMRPSVTFNAILEKIGQK, translated from the coding sequence ATGCAAATTACTTATACCTTAACAGATGAGTCCCCAGCTCTTGCGACTTATTCGTTTTTGCCTATAGTGAAAGCTTTTTTAAGTAGGGCACATATAGGAGTAAAAACCTCGGATATTTCTTTATCTGGAAGGATTTTAGCTACTTTTAGTGAGTATTTAAAAGAGGAGCAAAGATGTGAAGATGCTTTAGAGCTTTTAGGCGAGCTTGTCAAAAGATCGGATGCAAATCTTATTAAAACCCCAAATATTTCAGCTTCTATTCCTCAGCTTAAGGCGGCGATTAAAGAATTGCAAGATAAGGGTTATATGTTACCAAATTACCCAGATGAGCCAAAAAATGATGAAGAATTGCAAATTAAAACAAAATATCAAAAAGTTTTAGGTTCAGCGGTTAATCCTGTATTAAGACAAGGAAATTCAGATCGTCGTTCAACAAAAGCGGTAAAAGACTATGCAAAAAACAATCCTTATCGTGTGGTTGAGTTTAATCCAAACTCAAAAACTCGTGTTTCTTACATGAAAGAAGGGGATTTTTTCTCTAATGAAAAAGCGGTTTTAATCGATCAAGATTGTGTGGCTAATATAGAATTTACAAGCGTTGATGGTAAAAATGAAATTTTAAAAGAGGGCTTAAAACTTGAAAAAAATGAAATTTTAGACGCTACTTTTATGGATGTGCAAAAACTTCAGGAATTTTATGCAAAAGAAATTAAAGCAAGCAAAGATGATGATGTGCTTTTTTCTTTGCATTTAAAAGCTACAATGATGAAAGTAAGTGATCCTATACTTTTTGGTTATGCGGTAAAAGTATTTTTTAAAGAATTATTTATCGAGTTTCAAGATGAATTTGAAAAATTAGGCATTAATCCAAATAATGGTTTAAGTGAGCTTTTAAGTAAGATCGAAAATTCAAGCAAAAAAGATGAAATTCTAAAAAAATACAATGAAATTTTAGCTAAATCTGCTGATATTTCTATGGTAAATTCCGATAAAGGCATTACAAATCTTCATGTTCCAAGCGATGTTATTGTGGATGCTTCTATGCCTGCAATGCTTAAAAATGGCGCAAGATTGTGGGATAAGGAAGGCAGGGAAAAAGATACAAATGCCGTAATTCCTGATCAAACTTACGCGACTATTTATGAGGCGGTTATTGAAGATTTACATAAAAATGGCACTTTAAATCCTTCAAAGCTTGGCAGTGTATCTAATGTAGGTTTAATGGCTAAAAAGGCTCAAGAATATGGATCGCACGATAAAACCTTTGTGGCTAAAGAAGAAGGAACTTTTAAAATAGTTTCTAACGGTAAAGTTTTATTAGAACATAAGGTTAGAAAAGGCGATATTTATAGAGCTAATCAGGCTAAATTTGATGCAGTGTTAAATTGGATTGATTTAGGTATAGAAAGATCAGAACTTAGTGGAGCCGAAGCTATTTTTTGGTTAGATAGCAAAAGAGCTAGTAATAAAATCATGATAACTTTGGTGCAAAATCGTTTAAAAGAAAAGGGTAAAAATATAGCCATTTTAACTCCAAAAGAAGCTTGTTTAAGAAGTTTAGAGTTAATCCGAGAAGGTAAAGATGTTATTTCTATCACGGGTAATGTTTTAAGGGATTATTTAACCGATCTTTTTCCTATTTTAGAGCTTGGAACAAGTGCAAAAATGCTTTCTGTTGTGCCTATGTTAAAGGGTGGAGCTATGTTTGAAACAGGAGCAGGGGGTTCAGCACCTAAACAAGTAGAACAATTAGTCGAAGAAAATCATCTGCGTTGGGATAGTTTGGGTGAATTTTTGGCTTTGCAAGCAAGTTTGGAATTTTATGCAAATAAGTGTAGCAATCATAAAGCTAAGGTTTTAGCAGAATGTCTTGATGAGGCTATAGGCGAATGGCTTGAAAATAATAAAGCTCCATCAAGAAAAGTTAAAGAAGATGACAATAGAACAAGTCATTTTTATTTAGCAATGTATTTTGCAAATCATTTAGCAAGACAGGCAAGTGATATGGAGCTTCAAAGCTTTTTTAAAGATATTGCCCTAGAGCTTTCTTCTAATGAAGAAAAAATCAGAGCCGAATTTAACGATGCACAAGGTGTGAAAGTGGATTTGGGTGGGTATTATAAATTTGATGATGAAAAAGCAAATCAAATCATGCGTCCAAGTGTAACTTTTAATGCTATTTTAGAAAAAATAGGACAAAAATGA
- the hemA gene encoding glutamyl-tRNA reductase, whose translation MYYCISFTHKNTDIALREKLSFFNEAKKSEFLKIISTHENIEECLVISTCNRVEIVAFVKMACAEFIVKSLALLCDVDKDILLEKADIFEDSGAIHHLFSVASSLDSLVVGETQIAGQLKDAFAFAVKNNFCGVHLSRAVHSAFKCAAKVRNETQISKNPISVASVAVAKAKELADLTQKKAVVIGAGEMGELAAKHLIAAGAKVIILNRDLQKAKDLCERLGVLSEYDSLENLKKYLNQYEFFFSATNAPNAIITNSLIEELPYKRYFFDIAVPRDIDINENENISVFAVDDLEIVVQKNLALREQEARMAYGIIGRETSEFFRYLNDLALMPIIKAIRLQAKEYADKQLEIALKKGYLKKSDKEEARKLIHQVFKAFLHTPTVNLKHLQGKMQSDTVINAMRYVFDLQNNLEGLNQYKCEFDMENNDEIY comes from the coding sequence ATGTATTATTGTATATCTTTTACTCATAAAAATACAGATATTGCCTTAAGGGAAAAGTTAAGCTTTTTCAATGAAGCTAAAAAAAGTGAGTTTTTAAAAATCATTAGCACTCATGAAAATATTGAAGAATGTTTGGTTATAAGTACTTGCAATCGTGTTGAAATTGTTGCTTTTGTAAAAATGGCTTGTGCGGAGTTTATTGTTAAATCTTTGGCTTTGCTTTGTGATGTGGATAAAGATATTTTACTTGAAAAAGCTGATATTTTTGAAGATAGTGGAGCAATCCATCATCTTTTTTCCGTAGCAAGTTCTTTGGATAGTTTGGTGGTTGGAGAAACTCAGATAGCAGGGCAATTAAAAGATGCCTTTGCTTTTGCAGTAAAAAATAATTTTTGCGGAGTACATCTTTCAAGAGCAGTACATAGTGCTTTTAAATGTGCTGCTAAGGTACGCAATGAAACTCAAATTTCTAAAAATCCTATCTCTGTAGCTAGTGTTGCCGTGGCAAAAGCAAAAGAACTTGCAGATTTAACGCAAAAAAAAGCTGTTGTTATTGGAGCTGGAGAGATGGGAGAACTTGCGGCAAAACATTTAATTGCTGCGGGTGCTAAAGTGATTATTTTAAATCGTGATTTACAAAAAGCTAAAGATTTGTGTGAGAGACTTGGTGTTTTAAGCGAATATGATAGTTTAGAAAATTTAAAAAAATATTTAAATCAATACGAGTTTTTTTTCTCAGCTACTAATGCACCAAATGCTATTATTACAAATTCTCTAATAGAAGAACTTCCTTATAAAAGGTATTTTTTTGATATTGCAGTTCCAAGGGATATTGATATCAATGAAAATGAAAATATATCTGTTTTTGCCGTAGATGATCTTGAGATTGTGGTTCAAAAAAATTTAGCACTAAGAGAACAAGAAGCTCGTATGGCTTATGGGATAATAGGTCGTGAAACAAGTGAATTTTTTAGGTATTTAAACGATTTGGCTTTGATGCCTATTATCAAAGCCATACGCTTGCAAGCTAAAGAATATGCAGATAAACAACTTGAAATTGCGTTAAAAAAAGGATATTTGAAAAAATCTGATAAAGAAGAGGCTAGAAAGTTGATTCATCAAGTTTTTAAGGCTTTTTTACACACACCTACTGTGAATTTGAAACATTTACAAGGTAAAATGCAAAGCGATACAGTGATTAATGCTATGCGTTATGTTTTTGATTTACAAAATAATCTTGAAGGTTTAAATCAATATAAATGTGAATTTGATATGGAGAATAATGATGAGATTTACTAA
- a CDS encoding hexaprenyl-diphosphate synthase — protein MQKIDELIKQFLQELGYEPILNMLSNVKSGKKLRSKLLLAIADESEIAFKICAAIELIHLASLLHDDIIDESELRRGARSVNAEFGTKNALMLGDILYSKAFYELSKMDARFASIISDAVVKLAIGELMDVDLGEKFNINKEAYLKMIYNKTAVLIEASARCGAILAGLYEKDFAEYGKNLGLAFQMIDDILDIKSDEKILGKPAMNDFKEGKTTLPYIYLYENLQEQDRIYLQTLFKKDLNENEKEWLKTKFEEQKALEKAILEAKTYAKKASKAIEKYDNNKLNDIIKAMIDREF, from the coding sequence GTGCAAAAAATAGATGAATTAATAAAACAGTTTTTACAAGAGCTTGGCTATGAACCTATTTTAAATATGCTTTCAAATGTAAAATCAGGAAAGAAATTACGCTCTAAATTATTATTAGCTATCGCAGATGAGAGTGAGATTGCTTTTAAAATTTGTGCGGCTATAGAATTGATACATCTTGCTAGTTTGTTACATGATGATATTATCGATGAGAGTGAATTAAGGCGTGGAGCAAGATCTGTTAATGCTGAATTTGGTACAAAAAATGCTCTTATGTTGGGCGATATTTTGTATTCAAAAGCCTTTTATGAATTAAGCAAAATGGATGCTAGATTTGCAAGTATTATTTCAGATGCTGTTGTAAAGCTTGCTATAGGCGAACTTATGGATGTTGATTTGGGAGAGAAATTTAATATCAATAAAGAAGCTTATTTGAAAATGATCTATAATAAAACAGCTGTTTTGATTGAAGCAAGTGCGAGATGCGGAGCTATTTTGGCTGGATTATATGAAAAAGATTTTGCAGAATATGGTAAAAATTTAGGACTTGCTTTTCAGATGATTGATGATATTTTAGATATTAAGAGTGATGAAAAAATTCTTGGAAAACCTGCTATGAATGATTTTAAAGAGGGTAAGACTACCTTACCTTATATTTATCTTTATGAAAATTTGCAAGAACAAGATAGGATATATTTGCAGACTTTATTTAAAAAAGATTTAAATGAAAATGAAAAAGAGTGGCTAAAAACTAAATTTGAAGAACAAAAAGCTTTAGAAAAAGCTATTTTAGAAGCTAAAACTTATGCAAAAAAGGCTAGTAAAGCGATTGAAAAATATGATAATAACAAGCTTAATGATATTATTAAAGCTATGATAGATAGGGAATTTTAA
- the sucC gene encoding ADP-forming succinate--CoA ligase subunit beta codes for MNIHEYQAKAIFVDNGIPTLKGKVAFSVDEAVANAKELGGSVWAVKAQIHAGGRGLGGGVKIAKNLDEVKDYASKILGMNLVTHQTGPEGKLVQKLYIESGANIVKEYYLAILFNRMAEQITIIASSEGGMDIEKVAKESPEKIAKVGIDPQIGFKMFHGLEVARVLGLDKDEGKKLISMIAKLYKLYMDKDMNMLEINPLIKTAEGDFYALDAKCSFDDSALYRHPEIAELRDITEENPAEREAAEFGLSYVKLDGDVACMVNGAGLAMATMDIINYSGAKPANFLDVGGGASPETVAKAFEIILRDKNVKVIFINIFGGIVRCDRIANGILEATKNVEVNIPIVVRLDGTNAAEAKTILDNSNLKNIKAATNLKNGAELVKSLVG; via the coding sequence ATGAACATACATGAGTATCAAGCAAAAGCAATTTTTGTAGACAATGGCATCCCTACCTTAAAGGGAAAAGTTGCATTTAGCGTAGATGAAGCTGTGGCTAATGCTAAAGAATTAGGCGGTAGTGTTTGGGCAGTTAAAGCTCAAATTCATGCAGGAGGCCGTGGTCTTGGTGGTGGTGTTAAAATCGCTAAGAATTTAGATGAGGTAAAAGATTATGCAAGTAAAATTTTAGGAATGAATTTAGTAACTCATCAAACAGGACCTGAAGGCAAACTTGTGCAAAAACTTTATATAGAAAGTGGTGCTAATATAGTAAAAGAGTATTATTTGGCTATTTTGTTTAATAGAATGGCAGAGCAAATTACCATTATCGCTTCAAGTGAAGGAGGGATGGATATAGAAAAAGTAGCCAAAGAAAGTCCTGAAAAAATTGCAAAAGTAGGTATTGATCCACAAATTGGATTTAAAATGTTTCATGGACTTGAAGTAGCGAGAGTTTTGGGACTTGATAAAGATGAAGGCAAAAAACTCATTTCTATGATAGCTAAACTTTATAAGCTTTACATGGATAAAGATATGAATATGCTTGAAATCAATCCTTTAATTAAAACTGCAGAAGGGGATTTTTATGCCCTTGATGCAAAATGCAGTTTTGATGATAGTGCACTTTATCGTCATCCTGAAATTGCTGAACTTAGAGATATTACTGAAGAAAATCCTGCTGAAAGAGAAGCGGCTGAATTTGGCTTAAGCTATGTGAAATTAGATGGAGATGTAGCTTGTATGGTAAATGGTGCGGGTCTAGCAATGGCAACTATGGATATTATTAATTATAGTGGTGCAAAACCTGCAAATTTCTTAGATGTAGGTGGGGGAGCTTCTCCAGAAACTGTTGCAAAGGCTTTTGAAATTATTTTAAGAGATAAAAATGTAAAAGTTATATTTATCAATATCTTTGGTGGTATTGTTCGTTGTGATAGGATAGCAAATGGAATTTTAGAAGCTACTAAGAATGTTGAGGTAAATATTCCAATTGTAGTGCGTCTTGATGGCACTAACGCAGCAGAAGCAAAGACAATTTTAGATAATTCAAATCTTAAAAATATCAAAGCAGCAACCAATCTTAAAAACGGTGCAGAGCTTGTAAAAAGTTTAGTAGGATAA
- a CDS encoding DUF2018 family protein — MDFFDEMFNKTPKEKFIEIIQNGNLGALEKVFEEFFADHIAMVELLEKQGLTEMDVKNFILENGDFIEERQNDIYIELGTKILGHEG; from the coding sequence ATGGATTTTTTTGATGAAATGTTTAATAAAACTCCAAAAGAAAAATTTATAGAAATTATACAAAATGGAAATTTAGGAGCCTTAGAAAAAGTTTTTGAGGAATTTTTTGCTGATCATATTGCTATGGTGGAACTTTTGGAAAAACAAGGTCTAACAGAAATGGATGTAAAAAATTTCATATTAGAAAATGGTGATTTTATAGAAGAAAGGCAAAATGATATTTATATAGAATTGGGCACAAAAATTTTAGGACACGAAGGCTAA